A window of Desulfobacterales bacterium genomic DNA:
AGCCTGAGCTCATCGATGCCAGTTCTTTCAGCCACATTAATCCAGATTTCCGGTGTAAAAATACCTTCCATATCAGCGCATACGATATACATAGGGTTTTTCCAGCTTCTGTTAACCGTTTTAAGTAAGCGTTAATCTAATTTTTCGTCTTCAATTCGAATCAGCATTGTCGGCTGGCTGACCACATCCAAACGGTCGATTTCAGCCAGCGCTTTTTGGACATCCGCTTCTTTGGCCTGGTGACTGACCATAACAACCGGCACAGACCCATTGGTTTTCCTTCCTTTTTGCTGCATCGATTGAATACTGATGTCATTTTGGCCCAAAATTCCGGAGATGGCCGACAATACACCCGGCTTATCAAGCAACGCAAAACGAAAATAATAATGGGTGATAATTTGATCCATTGGCATGATGGTGATGTTTTCAATATGCTCTCTTTGCACTGAAAGGGCTGGAATGCGGCGCGTCGTTCCGGCCATTAGGTTACGGGCGATATCCACCGCATCACTGATGACGGCACTGGCAGTGGGCATCATGCCGGCGCCTCGGCCATAGAGCATGATATCCCCGACCGCATCACCGGAAACCATGACGGCATTTACTGTGCCGCTCACACTTGAAAGCAGGTTGTCAAACGGAATCATGGTTGGGTGAACCCGGGCCTCTACCTGGTTGCCTTTGTTTTTGCTGATAGCCAACAGCTTGATACGATATCCAAAATGCTCTGCAAATTCTACGTCCAGCGGTGTAATTTTTGAGATGCCTTCAATGTAAACGTCTGGCAGGTTAATGTTCATTCCATATGCCAACGCTGTTAAAATAGCGATTTTATGCGCTGTGTCGATTCCATCGACATCAAGGGAAGGATTGGCTTCCGCATAGCCTTTTTGCTGCGCTTCCGCCAAGGCTTCGTCAAACGGCATTCTCTCGTCGGAAATTTTAGTTAAAATATAATTACAGGTCCCGTTGAGAATACCGGTCATTGAATGGATCTGATTGGCAACCAATGATTCGCGCATCGATTTGATGATCGGCATACACCCGCCTACTGCAGCCTCGTATGCCAGATCAACGTTTTTCTCTGCAGCCGCCGCAAACAGCGTATTGCCCTGACTGGCCAACAGCGCTTTGTTGGCCGTAATCACCTGTTTGCCGTTTTCTATGGCTTTTAAAATAAGTTCTTTGGCAATGCCTTCGCCGCCAATCATTTCAACGACAATATCGATGTCGGGATCATCAACGACCGCCTGGGCATCTGTGGTCAACACACCAGGTGCAAACGAAAGCCCTCGGTCTGTTTCGATATCAATATCGGCGATCCGTTTGAGGTGCAGCGTCGCGCCCAGCCGTGAGGCAATCACCGGATAGCTTTCAAGCAGTAATTTTGCTACCCCGGTGCCCACAGTGCCGCAACCAAGCAAACCTATGTTTATCGTTTTCATTTAAATTACTCCTTTATCTTTCGATCTAAACATTTTTGGTCATTTTCGGTTCTTCAGATTTATTGCTACTGGCTTCTTGCTTCTGGCTGCCGACTGCTGACAATTTGGCATGTTTTGCGGGCGGGGATAAACCCCGCCCCTACAAGAACGATCAAACATTTTGGTGTAGGGGCGGGCTTAATGCCCGCCCGCTGACGTAATAAACCAGCAGCCAGTGGCCGGGAGCCAGCATCACATCACTTTGCGGATACCGCGGATGGCCTGACTAATCCGCATCGGATTTTCAATCAACGCAAATCGCACATATGCATCTCCGTATTCGCCGAATCCTAGACCCGGTGAAACCGCCACTTGCGCCTCTTGGATCAGGAGCTTGGCAAATTCGACCGATCCCATTTCTAAAAATTTATCAGGTATCTTTGCCCATACAAACATAGTGCCTTTGGGCGTCTGAATATTCCAACCGATACGATTGAGACCATTCACCAGTGCATCCCGTCTTTCCTTGTAGGTATCACGGATGTTTTCAACACAATCATAAGGTCCGTTTAGGGCAATGATCGAAGCAATTTGGATCGGTTGAAAAATGCCATAATCAAGGTAGCTTTTGATGCGGCTTAAGGCGGCCACAATTTGGGCATTGCCCACACAAAACCCAACGCGCCAGCCCGGCATACTGTAGCTTTTTGACAAAGAGAAAAACTCGACACCGACGTCTTTGGCGCCTTTGGCCTGCAGAAAGCTCGGTGCCTTATAACCGTCGAACACCAGGTCTGCATAGGCAAAATCATGGATCACCATAATGTTGTGCTCTTGGGCATATGCAACAATTTTTTCAAAAAAAGCCAAATCAACAACCTCGGTGGTGGGGTTATGCGGATAGCTGATGGTCAACACTTTGGGTCGCGGCCAGGTGGTTTTGGTGGCCGCAAGCAGGTTCTCAAAAAAATCGGCCTCGGGTCCCAGCGGTATCCCTCGGACATCACCACCGGAAATGATGGCTGAATATGGATGGATGGGGTAGGTTGGATTGGGCGTAAAAACGACATCCCCGGGCCGAATCGTGACCAGAATTAAATGCGACATACCTTCCTTGACGCCAATGGTCGCAATCGCTTCTGTGTTCGCGTCGATATCGACATTGAATCTGCGCCCGTACCAGTCTGCTATGGCCATTCGCAGTTTAGTAATTCCCATTGAAGCGGAGTATCGATGGTTATGCTGTTTTTGGGCGGATTCAATCAGCTTGTCGACAATATGCTGCGGAGTTCCCAAGTCCGGATTTCCCATACCCAGGTCAATTATATCTTCGCCCGCTCGCCGGGCTTTCATTTTTAGCTCGTTGACGGTTGCAAAGACATACGGCGGCAAGCGGTCCAATCGCGCAAATGTAAACATCGGCTGCTCCAAATTCGGTTTGTGACGCCTGATGTCATATAACGCCTCCAGCAGGTGTCTCAAAACAACGATTTTACTTGCGATCCAGCACTTGAACCGAAAAAATTGCTTTGACTTTTATGCTGGATCGGATTAATTTTCAAGGGTTTTTCTTTAATTTTAACGAGACCTCATTAAAGCCCAGTAGCATTTTTGAACTGACCCGAATTACCGCGATCCATGTAATTGTCGCAAAACACAGGAGATCTCCATGAAAGATTCGTTAACATATGCTGACGCTGGTGTCGACATAGACAAGGCCAATAAGCTGGTTGATGCCATCGGAGAGATTGCAAAAAAAACGGCGCGTGCCGGTGTCATGAGCGATATCGGCGGTTTTGGCGGTCTTTTTTCGCTAAATCTGGCGAATCTGGAAAGACCAGTTTTGGTAAGCTCGACCGATGGGGTTGGGACCAAGCTTAAGATCGCGTTTATGCTCGATAAACACGATACCGTCGGCATTGATCTGGTGGCGATGTGCGCCAACGATATCATAGTTCAAGGTGCAAAGCCACTTTTCTTTCTCGATTATCTGTCCATGGGAAAACTCGACAATCAGCGCGCCACCGATGTCATTACCGGTATTGCTCAGGGATGCCAGTTGGCGCAATGCGCTTTATTGGGGGGTGAAACCGCTGAAATGCCCGGGTTTTATACGGCCGATGAATATGATTTGGCCGGTTTCGCCGTCGGCGTTGTGGACAACAGCAAGATCATCGACGGAACAGAGATACGGGTTGGGCATAAGCTGATTGGCATTGCCTCCAGCGGCCTTCATAGCAACGGGTACTCTCTTGCGCGCAAGGTTTGCTTTGAAACCCTGGGTTTAAAAATTGACGAACACGTTGCGGAACTGGGAAGGACCATTGGCGAAGAATTGTTGATCCCCACCAAGATCTACGCTGCTGTCATTGCAGCCCTCATAAAGGACCTGCCGATCCATGGAATCGCGCATATTACCGGTGGCGGCATATCAGATAATATCGTCAGGATTGTTCCCCAGGCTTGCAGCATACTGATTCGCGAAGAAAGCTGGGATATTCCGCCGGTTTTTGCTTTTTTGCAGCAGGGTGGAAATATCACCAAAAAGGAAATGGCCCGCGCATTTAATATGGGTATCGGCATGATTGTTGTCGTACCCGATCATGCCGTCGTAGATGTTGTGCAACGCATTGAAGCGCTCGACGAGCGTGCCTATATTATCGGGGAAATACTTGACTGTAAAGAAACAGGCCGGCGTTTGATATGGGATTGAATATGACCCGCCACCAGAATGCAAAACGGGCCCCCCTTGGCAGACGACTGAAGGGGCTAAATAAAATTGGTCGGTTGTTCAGTTGGATTGCGGAGGGGCAAACCAGTGGTGCGCTCTGCAAGGGGTGAGGTGGCGG
This region includes:
- the purM gene encoding phosphoribosylformylglycinamidine cyclo-ligase; this translates as MKDSLTYADAGVDIDKANKLVDAIGEIAKKTARAGVMSDIGGFGGLFSLNLANLERPVLVSSTDGVGTKLKIAFMLDKHDTVGIDLVAMCANDIIVQGAKPLFFLDYLSMGKLDNQRATDVITGIAQGCQLAQCALLGGETAEMPGFYTADEYDLAGFAVGVVDNSKIIDGTEIRVGHKLIGIASSGLHSNGYSLARKVCFETLGLKIDEHVAELGRTIGEELLIPTKIYAAVIAALIKDLPIHGIAHITGGGISDNIVRIVPQACSILIREESWDIPPVFAFLQQGGNITKKEMARAFNMGIGMIVVVPDHAVVDVVQRIEALDERAYIIGEILDCKETGRRLIWD
- a CDS encoding aminotransferase class I/II-fold pyridoxal phosphate-dependent enzyme, giving the protein MFTFARLDRLPPYVFATVNELKMKARRAGEDIIDLGMGNPDLGTPQHIVDKLIESAQKQHNHRYSASMGITKLRMAIADWYGRRFNVDIDANTEAIATIGVKEGMSHLILVTIRPGDVVFTPNPTYPIHPYSAIISGGDVRGIPLGPEADFFENLLAATKTTWPRPKVLTISYPHNPTTEVVDLAFFEKIVAYAQEHNIMVIHDFAYADLVFDGYKAPSFLQAKGAKDVGVEFFSLSKSYSMPGWRVGFCVGNAQIVAALSRIKSYLDYGIFQPIQIASIIALNGPYDCVENIRDTYKERRDALVNGLNRIGWNIQTPKGTMFVWAKIPDKFLEMGSVEFAKLLIQEAQVAVSPGLGFGEYGDAYVRFALIENPMRISQAIRGIRKVM
- a CDS encoding homoserine dehydrogenase — translated: MKTINIGLLGCGTVGTGVAKLLLESYPVIASRLGATLHLKRIADIDIETDRGLSFAPGVLTTDAQAVVDDPDIDIVVEMIGGEGIAKELILKAIENGKQVITANKALLASQGNTLFAAAAEKNVDLAYEAAVGGCMPIIKSMRESLVANQIHSMTGILNGTCNYILTKISDERMPFDEALAEAQQKGYAEANPSLDVDGIDTAHKIAILTALAYGMNINLPDVYIEGISKITPLDVEFAEHFGYRIKLLAISKNKGNQVEARVHPTMIPFDNLLSSVSGTVNAVMVSGDAVGDIMLYGRGAGMMPTASAVISDAVDIARNLMAGTTRRIPALSVQREHIENITIMPMDQIITHYYFRFALLDKPGVLSAISGILGQNDISIQSMQQKGRKTNGSVPVVMVSHQAKEADVQKALAEIDRLDVVSQPTMLIRIEDEKLD